From a region of the Methanolobus tindarius DSM 2278 genome:
- the hxlA gene encoding 3-hexulose-6-phosphate synthase, whose translation MSKVDPNKPIIQVALDILETDRAIQIAKESLEGGADWLEAGTPLIKSEGMDVIRKLREAFPDKTIIADMKITDTGAMEVEMGAKAGADIIVVLASADDSTILESVRAARKYGVKIMADLISANEPVFRSMEVEKLGVDYINVHAGIDQQMEGHDSLSIMKEVVRKVNIPVAIAGGLDAASCAEAVSAGADIVIVGGNIVRSSNVTASAKTIRGSVDSPSTVRSMKVSKDEEIRAILETVSTSNISDAMHRKGAMQDIFPMREGKKMVGTAVTVQTFKGDWAKAVEAIDEAKEGDVIVIYNGSRHVAPWGGLATLSCLNKGVAGVVIDGAVRDIDEIRKIGLPVFATCHVPNAGEPKGFGEINSEIVCGNQTVNPGDYIVGDDSGVVVIPKERAYEISRRAKEVEKTEQRLFEEIRRGATLSEVMKLKKWEKH comes from the coding sequence ATGTCCAAAGTTGATCCTAATAAACCAATTATTCAGGTTGCTCTTGATATCCTGGAAACCGACAGGGCAATACAGATAGCAAAAGAATCTCTGGAAGGCGGTGCAGACTGGCTTGAGGCCGGGACTCCTCTCATAAAAAGTGAGGGTATGGATGTTATCAGAAAACTAAGGGAAGCTTTCCCTGATAAGACCATCATTGCTGATATGAAAATAACAGATACCGGTGCCATGGAAGTTGAAATGGGAGCTAAGGCAGGTGCTGATATCATAGTTGTCCTTGCAAGTGCAGACGATTCCACTATACTTGAATCTGTACGTGCGGCCAGAAAGTACGGAGTAAAGATTATGGCAGACTTAATCTCTGCAAATGAGCCTGTTTTCCGCAGTATGGAAGTGGAAAAGCTGGGTGTTGATTACATAAACGTACATGCAGGGATTGACCAGCAGATGGAGGGTCATGATTCACTTTCCATCATGAAGGAAGTGGTCAGGAAAGTCAATATTCCCGTTGCAATTGCAGGGGGTCTGGACGCGGCATCATGTGCCGAGGCCGTAAGCGCAGGTGCTGACATTGTGATTGTCGGTGGAAATATCGTCCGTTCATCCAATGTGACTGCTTCTGCAAAAACCATCAGAGGAAGTGTTGATTCACCTTCAACTGTCAGGTCCATGAAAGTTTCAAAGGATGAGGAAATAAGAGCGATACTGGAAACAGTTTCAACATCCAACATTTCCGATGCCATGCACAGGAAAGGTGCCATGCAGGATATCTTCCCAATGAGGGAAGGCAAAAAGATGGTAGGTACTGCGGTAACTGTCCAGACCTTCAAAGGAGACTGGGCAAAAGCAGTTGAGGCCATAGATGAAGCAAAGGAAGGCGATGTAATCGTAATCTACAATGGAAGCAGGCATGTTGCTCCCTGGGGAGGACTTGCCACTTTGAGCTGCCTTAATAAAGGAGTTGCTGGTGTGGTTATCGATGGTGCCGTGCGGGACATCGATGAGATTCGGAAAATAGGACTTCCTGTATTTGCTACCTGTCATGTGCCCAATGCAGGTGAACCCAAAGGTTTCGGTGAAATAAATTCTGAAATTGTTTGCGGGAACCAGACTGTAAACCCGGGTGATTACATTGTGGGTGATGACAGCGGAGTCGTTGTCATTCCAAAAGAACGCGCCTATGAGATCTCTAGACGTGCTAAAGAGGTTGAAAAGACGGAGCAGCGTCTTTTTGAGGAGATTCGCAGGGGTGCAACATTATCTGAAGTCATGAAACTTAAGAAATGGGAGAAACACTGA